In Sphingomonas sp. SORGH_AS_0950, the following are encoded in one genomic region:
- the trpC gene encoding indole-3-glycerol phosphate synthase TrpC — MTMLDRILETKRADVAARKATMSLSDLDAKIDTVSAPRGFRAALDAKTGHALIAEVKKASPSKGLIRADFDPPAHARAYEAGGAACLSVLTDERWFQGADLFLEQARAAVSIPVLRKDFMVDPWQVHEARALGADAILIIVAALDDGQMQEIEAAAIECGMDALVEVHDAAEMERAARLKSRLIGVNNRDLRDFSVDFQRTYELVGRAPQGCTFVAESGLTTRADLDAMAEHGIHCFLIGEALMRQQDVEAATRELIG, encoded by the coding sequence ATGACGATGCTCGACCGCATCCTGGAAACCAAGCGCGCCGATGTCGCCGCGCGCAAGGCGACGATGTCGCTGTCCGATCTCGATGCCAAGATCGACACGGTGTCCGCCCCGCGCGGCTTTCGCGCGGCGCTCGACGCCAAGACCGGCCATGCGCTGATCGCCGAGGTGAAGAAGGCCAGCCCCTCCAAGGGCCTGATCCGCGCCGATTTCGATCCCCCCGCCCATGCCCGCGCCTATGAGGCCGGGGGCGCGGCGTGCCTGTCGGTGCTGACCGATGAGCGCTGGTTCCAGGGGGCCGACCTGTTCCTGGAGCAAGCGCGCGCAGCGGTGTCGATCCCGGTGCTGCGCAAGGACTTCATGGTCGATCCCTGGCAGGTGCATGAGGCCCGCGCGCTGGGGGCCGACGCCATCCTGATCATCGTCGCCGCGCTGGACGACGGCCAGATGCAGGAGATCGAGGCCGCCGCGATCGAGTGCGGCATGGACGCGCTGGTCGAGGTGCACGACGCCGCCGAGATGGAGCGCGCCGCCCGGCTGAAGTCGCGGCTGATCGGGGTGAACAACCGCGACCTCAGGGACTTCTCGGTCGATTTTCAGCGGACCTACGAACTGGTCGGGCGCGCGCCGCAGGGTTGCACCTTCGTCGCCGAAAGCGGGCTGACGACACGCGCCGATCTCGACGCGATGGCCGAGCATGGCATTCACTGCTTCCTGATCGGCGAAGCGCTGATGCGCCAGCAGGATGTCGAGGCGGCGACCCGCGAACTGATCGGATGA